A genomic region of Bernardetia sp. ABR2-2B contains the following coding sequences:
- a CDS encoding class I SAM-dependent methyltransferase, with translation MAISNTELEQQGKHEDLHKREADFHDDWATSEDLAEIDVVALFEGLCAIENRYMVEQMGNLQGKKILDVGAGLGESSVYFAMQGAEVTYTDISPQMGELAKELAKQYGVKINVVISPAEKMVFEKDYFDIVYCANLMHHVPETEHTIWLENIHQFLRKGGKLYTWDPIKYNPVINIYRKMAMDVRTIDEMPLGFDILKKYKATFSNVHHKEFWLSTLWLFLYYYLIKRYNPNKVRYWKRIYKENEKTIGWWFKPLSALDNFLLKIPLINRLAWNIVIVAEK, from the coding sequence ATGGCAATTAGCAATACAGAATTAGAGCAACAAGGAAAACATGAAGACCTTCACAAAAGAGAAGCTGATTTTCATGATGATTGGGCAACTTCCGAAGACCTTGCAGAAATAGATGTAGTAGCACTTTTTGAAGGACTTTGTGCCATCGAAAATAGATATATGGTTGAGCAAATGGGCAACCTTCAAGGTAAAAAAATACTTGATGTGGGTGCAGGATTGGGTGAAAGCTCGGTTTATTTTGCTATGCAAGGTGCAGAAGTTACCTATACAGATATTTCTCCACAAATGGGCGAACTTGCAAAAGAATTGGCCAAACAATACGGAGTAAAAATTAATGTTGTGATTTCTCCTGCCGAAAAAATGGTCTTTGAGAAAGATTATTTTGATATTGTCTATTGTGCAAACCTCATGCACCATGTTCCAGAAACAGAACATACTATTTGGTTAGAAAATATTCATCAGTTTTTAAGAAAAGGAGGGAAACTCTATACTTGGGACCCAATAAAGTATAATCCTGTCATAAATATCTATCGAAAAATGGCAATGGATGTCAGGACGATTGATGAGATGCCTTTGGGTTTTGATATTCTAAAAAAATATAAAGCTACTTTTTCCAATGTTCATCACAAAGAATTTTGGCTTTCTACACTTTGGTTATTCTTATATTATTATTTGATAAAACGCTATAATCCTAATAAAGTGCGTTATTGGAAACGCATTTATAAAGAAAATGAAAAAACAATCGGTTGGTGGTTTAAGCCTCTTTCAGCTTTAGATAATTTTTTATTAAAAATTCCTCTAATAAATAGATTAGCTTGGAATATTGTCATTGTAGCCGAAAAGTAA
- a CDS encoding OmpA family protein — protein sequence MKKYILTFVFFFYCFLSFASGFSNINFYTGKAELNNDSKYELDKIVEYLKNASSSCLKIQGHTDFYECEDSLDAILLGWKRAYNSQQYLVNRGINKCRLSIQSYGKDSPTVPNVVNGKENAANKAINRRVEFIPTYKKYRLYAAKKLSSVDSLLRFTIKFNEDYKFLENSQLVIFGTTDRKNMKKFDDYMTDLGRHLIVIKLSNEENYIFEDTFLLSELVKQNAHLGLDFAYFIEERKIDKTFGFYACVLEWTCEE from the coding sequence ATGAAAAAATATATTCTGACTTTTGTGTTTTTCTTTTATTGCTTTTTGAGTTTTGCATCTGGTTTTTCTAATATCAATTTTTATACTGGAAAAGCTGAATTAAATAATGATTCTAAATATGAGTTAGATAAAATAGTAGAGTATTTGAAAAATGCGTCTTCTTCTTGTCTCAAAATACAAGGACACACAGATTTTTATGAATGTGAGGATTCCTTAGATGCTATTCTTTTAGGGTGGAAAAGAGCATACAATTCACAGCAATATTTAGTAAATAGAGGAATTAATAAATGTAGGTTATCTATTCAATCGTATGGAAAAGACAGCCCTACTGTTCCAAATGTAGTTAATGGAAAAGAAAACGCAGCAAATAAAGCAATCAATAGGAGAGTAGAGTTTATTCCAACATATAAAAAATATAGGTTGTATGCAGCTAAAAAATTAAGTTCGGTTGATTCTCTATTAAGATTTACAATCAAATTTAATGAAGATTATAAATTTTTGGAAAATAGCCAACTTGTTATTTTTGGTACAACTGATAGAAAAAACATGAAGAAATTTGATGATTACATGACAGATTTGGGTAGGCATTTAATTGTAATCAAACTTTCAAATGAAGAGAATTATATTTTTGAAGATACTTTTTTATTGAGTGAATTAGTAAAACAAAATGCACATTTAGGGTTAGACTTTGCTTATTTTATAGAGGAACGTAAAATTGATAAAACGTTTGGTTTTTATGCTTGTGTGCTTGAATGGACGTGTGAAGAATGA